Proteins found in one Populus alba chromosome 14, ASM523922v2, whole genome shotgun sequence genomic segment:
- the LOC118035791 gene encoding uncharacterized protein, whose product MDGGDGTVRLGALHLKPDRSVFDSGVDVSVSSPVTRQKAAAAKQFIENHYKNYLQGLQDRKERRRALQRRAQEAQVSNEEKEEMLRNLERRETEFMRLQRRKIGIDDFEQLTVIGKGAFGEVRLCRAKDTGEIFAMKKLKKSEMLSRGQVEHVRSERNLLAEVDSRCIVKLFYSFQDSDFLYLIMEYLPGGDIMTLLMREDILSEDVARFYIAESILAIHSIHQHNYVHRDIKPDNLILDKNGHLKLSDFGLCKPLDKYSNLLENEDISTQEVANESGGHSASDRPPWLMPKEKLQQWKRNRRALAYSTVGTLDYMAPEVLLKKGYGMECDWWSLGAIMYEMLIGYPPFCSDDPRITCRKIINWKTCLKFPEDPKISSEAEDLICHLLCDVETRLGTRGVEELKAHPWFRCTQWDLLYEFEAAYKPTVIGDLDTQNFEKFPDLEGPPSTIPSVGPWRKMLTSKDTNFIGFTYKKSDVLKSLESSGTDMKLNESSKAASLISLLGQIELEETVISEGEQKPET is encoded by the exons ATGGACGGTGGTGATGGAACGGTGAGGCTAGGTGCTTTGCACTTGAAGCCGGATCGGAGCGTCTTCGATTCCGGTGTTGATGTGTCCGTTTCATCGCCAGTTACCAGACAAAAAGCTGCTGCAGCAAAACAGTTTATTGAGAATCATTATAAGAATTACTTGCAAGGATTGCAAGATCGTAAGGAGAG GCGACGAGCTCTTCAAAGGAGAGCACAAGAAGCTCAGgtttcaaatgaagaaaaagaggagATGCTTAGGAATTTGGAGCGTAGAGAAACGGAGTTTATGAGGCTCCAAAGGCGTAAAATTGGAATTGATGATTTTGAGCAGTTAACTGTGATTGGTAAAGGCGCATTTGGGGAG GTTAGGCTATGCCGAGCCAAGGATACCGGGGAGATTTTTGCTATGAAGAAACTGAAGAAATCAGAGATGCTTAGCCGTGGGCAG GTTGAGCATGTCCGATCTGAGAGGAACTTACTTGCGGAGGTTGATAGTCGATGCATAGTAAAACTTTTCTATTCTTTTCAAGATTCTGATTTCTTGTATCTGATTATGGAGTACTTACCTGGTGGAGACATAATGACATTGTTGATGAGAGAAGACATTCTTTCTGAAGATGTTGCACGTTTTTACATAGCAGAGAGCATTCTAGCCATACACTCAATTCACCAACACAACTATGTTCACAG GGACATAAAACCAGATAACCTGATACTGGACAAAAATGGCCATTTAAAGCTTTCCGATTTTGGCTTGTGCAAACCCTTAGATAAGTATTCAAATTTACTAGAAAATGAAGATATTTCTACCCAGGAAGTGGCGAATGAATCTGGAGGGCATTCTGCCAGTGACAGACCCCCTTGGTTGATGCCAAAAGAGAAATTGCAACAATGGAAACGTAATCGCCGTGCATTG GCTTATTCAACTGTTGGAACTCTTGATTATATGGCACCTGAAGTGCTGTTGAAGAAGGGATATGGAATGGAGTGCGATTGGTGGTCCCTTGGTGCAATCATGTATGAGATGCTTATAGGCTATCCTCCCTTCTGCTCTGATGATCCAAGGATCACATGCCGCAAG ATAATCAATTGGAAAACATGTCTCAAATTCCCCGAGGATCCAAAGATATCAAGCGAGGCCGAAGATCTTATTTGCCACTTGCTCTGCGATGTTGAGACAAGGCTGGGGACCAGAGGGGTTGAAGAATTGAAG GCGCATCCATGGTTCAGATGCACTCAGTGGGATTTGCTGTATGAATTCGAAGCTGCATATAAGCCTACAGTCATTGGAGATTTGGATACTCAGAACTTTGAGAAGTTTCCTGAT TTGGAAGGCCCACCATCAACAATACCAAGTGTGGGACCTTGGAGGAAG ATGTTGACATCAAAAGATAccaattttattggatttacTTATAAGAAATCAGACGTCCTTAAATCACTGGAAAGTTCAG GTACAGACATGAAATTGAATGAATCCTCGAAAGCTGCATCTCTAATTTCCTTGTTAG GTCAGATTGAACTTGAAGAAACTGTAATATCAGAAGGTGAGCAGAAGCCGGAAACGTGA
- the LOC118035774 gene encoding cold-regulated protein 27 isoform X4 — MVFMDGYRGSESRTSSETSELTGYESGELAQQDSPVIASMASEWTDEKHNLYLKSMEASFVNQLHNSMDLLGWRSRKEGSVPNLSREVNCRTCTPSGEFKVLRRGNWQKINFRRPESQISSAKESRGFLTSPWIQHFTSARKPEDVASPPLQECANQSRATISNGKKAMLCCPAISSKHNHLSNSFSCHHDLVDSNTEMSDQNFVDEDIKGEKASSSLSSKKMKTLKTDASGCSPRQASCGRRGY; from the exons atggtGTTCATGGATGGTTATAGAGGAAGCGAGAGCCGAACGAGTTCCGAAACGTCCGAGTTAACTGGTTACGAGTCAGGCGAGTTGGCTCAACAG GATTCACCGGTGATAGCATCTATGGCTTCAGAATGGACGGATGAGAAGCATAATCTTTATCTGAAATCCATGGAGGCGTCGTTTGTTAATCAGTTGCACAATTCGATGGATCTTCTTGGTTGGCGGTCCCGGAAGGAAGGGTCAGTTCCAAATTTGTCTAGGGAAGTCAATTGTCGCACCTGTACTCCTTCTGGTGAG TTTAAGGTTCTTCGACGTGGGAACTGGCAGAAAATCAATTTTCGAAGGCCTGAATCACAAATAAGCTCAGCAAAGGAGTCCCGTGGCTTTTTAACAAGTCCGTGGATTCAGCACTTTACATCTGCAAGAAAACCAGAAGATGTAGCATCTCCTCCTCTTCAAGAATGCGCTAACCAAAGTCGAGCAACCATTTCAAATGGGAAGAAGGCAATGCTCTGCTGTCCAGCAATTAGTTCAAAACATAATCATTTAAGCAACTCTTTTTCATGTCATCATGATTTGGTTGACAGCAACACAG AGATGTCAGATCAGAACTTTGTTGATGAAGATATCAAAGGTGAAAAGGCAAGCAGTTCACTGAGTTCAAAAAAGATGAAAACTCTGAAAACTGATGCTTCAG GTTGTTCCCCACGGCAAGCCTCCTGTGGCAGAAGAGGTTACTGA
- the LOC118035774 gene encoding cold-regulated protein 27 isoform X2 has protein sequence MVFMDGYRGSESRTSSETSELTGYESGELAQQDSPVIASMASEWTDEKHNLYLKSMEASFVNQLHNSMDLLGWRSRKEGSVPNLSREVNCRTCTPSGEFKVLRRGNWQKINFRRPESQISSAKESRGFLTSPWIQHFTSARKPEDVASPPLQECANQSRATISNGKKAMLCCPAISSKHNHLSNSFSCHHDLVDSNTEMSDQNFVDEDIKGEKASSSLSSKKMKTLKTDASGSDQVIFKFDSPFHLNSSSQHNCRIVVSV, from the exons atggtGTTCATGGATGGTTATAGAGGAAGCGAGAGCCGAACGAGTTCCGAAACGTCCGAGTTAACTGGTTACGAGTCAGGCGAGTTGGCTCAACAG GATTCACCGGTGATAGCATCTATGGCTTCAGAATGGACGGATGAGAAGCATAATCTTTATCTGAAATCCATGGAGGCGTCGTTTGTTAATCAGTTGCACAATTCGATGGATCTTCTTGGTTGGCGGTCCCGGAAGGAAGGGTCAGTTCCAAATTTGTCTAGGGAAGTCAATTGTCGCACCTGTACTCCTTCTGGTGAG TTTAAGGTTCTTCGACGTGGGAACTGGCAGAAAATCAATTTTCGAAGGCCTGAATCACAAATAAGCTCAGCAAAGGAGTCCCGTGGCTTTTTAACAAGTCCGTGGATTCAGCACTTTACATCTGCAAGAAAACCAGAAGATGTAGCATCTCCTCCTCTTCAAGAATGCGCTAACCAAAGTCGAGCAACCATTTCAAATGGGAAGAAGGCAATGCTCTGCTGTCCAGCAATTAGTTCAAAACATAATCATTTAAGCAACTCTTTTTCATGTCATCATGATTTGGTTGACAGCAACACAG AGATGTCAGATCAGAACTTTGTTGATGAAGATATCAAAGGTGAAAAGGCAAGCAGTTCACTGAGTTCAAAAAAGATGAAAACTCTGAAAACTGATGCTTCAGGTAGTGACCAGGTAatctttaaatttgattcaCCCTTTCATTTGAACTCTAGCTCACAACATAATTGCAGGATTGTAGTCTCAGTTTAG
- the LOC118035774 gene encoding uncharacterized protein isoform X1 — translation MVFMDGYRGSESRTSSETSELTGYESGELAQQDSPVIASMASEWTDEKHNLYLKSMEASFVNQLHNSMDLLGWRSRKEGSVPNLSREVNCRTCTPSGEFKVLRRGNWQKINFRRPESQISSAKESRGFLTSPWIQHFTSARKPEDVASPPLQECANQSRATISNGKKAMLCCPAISSKHNHLSNSFSCHHDLVDSNTVSSLSFSHVTLGCTVKSVTQAQNNAVLICRVEGYTYVKIKRLAEQNFSQYVGVSENTTADVIKNLNKELYMGENMRV, via the exons atggtGTTCATGGATGGTTATAGAGGAAGCGAGAGCCGAACGAGTTCCGAAACGTCCGAGTTAACTGGTTACGAGTCAGGCGAGTTGGCTCAACAG GATTCACCGGTGATAGCATCTATGGCTTCAGAATGGACGGATGAGAAGCATAATCTTTATCTGAAATCCATGGAGGCGTCGTTTGTTAATCAGTTGCACAATTCGATGGATCTTCTTGGTTGGCGGTCCCGGAAGGAAGGGTCAGTTCCAAATTTGTCTAGGGAAGTCAATTGTCGCACCTGTACTCCTTCTGGTGAG TTTAAGGTTCTTCGACGTGGGAACTGGCAGAAAATCAATTTTCGAAGGCCTGAATCACAAATAAGCTCAGCAAAGGAGTCCCGTGGCTTTTTAACAAGTCCGTGGATTCAGCACTTTACATCTGCAAGAAAACCAGAAGATGTAGCATCTCCTCCTCTTCAAGAATGCGCTAACCAAAGTCGAGCAACCATTTCAAATGGGAAGAAGGCAATGCTCTGCTGTCCAGCAATTAGTTCAAAACATAATCATTTAAGCAACTCTTTTTCATGTCATCATGATTTGGTTGACAGCAACACAG TATCATCACTCTCCTTCTCCCATGTCACTCTGGGATGTACAGTGAAATCTGTAACGCAAGCCCAGAATAATGCGGTGCTCATCTGTAGAGTTGAAGGATACACATATGTAAAGATAAAGAGACTGGCAGAACAAAACTTTTCCCAGTATGTAGGCGTTTCTGAAAATACCACCGCAGATGTTATAAAGAATTTGAACAAGGAACTTTATATGGGTGAAAATATGAGAGTTTAG
- the LOC118035774 gene encoding cold-regulated protein 27 isoform X5 — translation MVFMDGYRGSESRTSSETSELTGYESGELAQQDSPVIASMASEWTDEKHNLYLKSMEASFVNQLHNSMDLLGWRSRKEGSVPNLSREVNCRTCTPSGEFKVLRRGNWQKINFRRPESQISSAKESRGFLTSPWIQHFTSARKPEDVASPPLQECANQSRATISNGKKAMLCCPAISSKHNHLSNSFSCHHDLVDSNTEMSDQNFVDEDIKGEKASSSLSSKKMKTLKTDASGSDQPYR, via the exons atggtGTTCATGGATGGTTATAGAGGAAGCGAGAGCCGAACGAGTTCCGAAACGTCCGAGTTAACTGGTTACGAGTCAGGCGAGTTGGCTCAACAG GATTCACCGGTGATAGCATCTATGGCTTCAGAATGGACGGATGAGAAGCATAATCTTTATCTGAAATCCATGGAGGCGTCGTTTGTTAATCAGTTGCACAATTCGATGGATCTTCTTGGTTGGCGGTCCCGGAAGGAAGGGTCAGTTCCAAATTTGTCTAGGGAAGTCAATTGTCGCACCTGTACTCCTTCTGGTGAG TTTAAGGTTCTTCGACGTGGGAACTGGCAGAAAATCAATTTTCGAAGGCCTGAATCACAAATAAGCTCAGCAAAGGAGTCCCGTGGCTTTTTAACAAGTCCGTGGATTCAGCACTTTACATCTGCAAGAAAACCAGAAGATGTAGCATCTCCTCCTCTTCAAGAATGCGCTAACCAAAGTCGAGCAACCATTTCAAATGGGAAGAAGGCAATGCTCTGCTGTCCAGCAATTAGTTCAAAACATAATCATTTAAGCAACTCTTTTTCATGTCATCATGATTTGGTTGACAGCAACACAG AGATGTCAGATCAGAACTTTGTTGATGAAGATATCAAAGGTGAAAAGGCAAGCAGTTCACTGAGTTCAAAAAAGATGAAAACTCTGAAAACTGATGCTTCAGGTAGTGACCAG CCCTACCGTTAA
- the LOC118035774 gene encoding cold-regulated protein 27 isoform X3, with the protein MVFMDGYRGSESRTSSETSELTGYESGELAQQDSPVIASMASEWTDEKHNLYLKSMEASFVNQLHNSMDLLGWRSRKEGSVPNLSREVNCRTCTPSGEFKVLRRGNWQKINFRRPESQISSAKESRGFLTSPWIQHFTSARKPEDVASPPLQECANQSRATISNGKKAMLCCPAISSKHNHLSNSFSCHHDLVDSNTEMSDQNFVDEDIKGEKASSSLSSKKMKTLKTDASGSDQVVPHGKPPVAEEVTEECTSAEK; encoded by the exons atggtGTTCATGGATGGTTATAGAGGAAGCGAGAGCCGAACGAGTTCCGAAACGTCCGAGTTAACTGGTTACGAGTCAGGCGAGTTGGCTCAACAG GATTCACCGGTGATAGCATCTATGGCTTCAGAATGGACGGATGAGAAGCATAATCTTTATCTGAAATCCATGGAGGCGTCGTTTGTTAATCAGTTGCACAATTCGATGGATCTTCTTGGTTGGCGGTCCCGGAAGGAAGGGTCAGTTCCAAATTTGTCTAGGGAAGTCAATTGTCGCACCTGTACTCCTTCTGGTGAG TTTAAGGTTCTTCGACGTGGGAACTGGCAGAAAATCAATTTTCGAAGGCCTGAATCACAAATAAGCTCAGCAAAGGAGTCCCGTGGCTTTTTAACAAGTCCGTGGATTCAGCACTTTACATCTGCAAGAAAACCAGAAGATGTAGCATCTCCTCCTCTTCAAGAATGCGCTAACCAAAGTCGAGCAACCATTTCAAATGGGAAGAAGGCAATGCTCTGCTGTCCAGCAATTAGTTCAAAACATAATCATTTAAGCAACTCTTTTTCATGTCATCATGATTTGGTTGACAGCAACACAG AGATGTCAGATCAGAACTTTGTTGATGAAGATATCAAAGGTGAAAAGGCAAGCAGTTCACTGAGTTCAAAAAAGATGAAAACTCTGAAAACTGATGCTTCAGGTAGTGACCAG GTTGTTCCCCACGGCAAGCCTCCTGTGGCAGAAGAGGTTACTGAGGAGTGTACTTCTGCAGAAAAATAG